The Acetivibrio cellulolyticus CD2 genome has a segment encoding these proteins:
- a CDS encoding cupin domain-containing protein, whose protein sequence is MIKRANEMVKEIKEQMRGGKGSVEILHVFQQEELKGKARLCAKISIGPGSSIGLHQHDNEEEIFYIINGKGMVNDNGTLSEVGVGDSIITGNGASHAVENIGDSTLEMMAVILLY, encoded by the coding sequence ATGATTAAACGCGCTAATGAAATGGTTAAGGAGATAAAGGAGCAAATGAGGGGTGGAAAGGGTTCTGTTGAAATCCTTCATGTTTTCCAGCAGGAAGAACTTAAAGGGAAAGCTAGACTTTGTGCCAAAATTTCAATAGGGCCAGGCTCATCAATTGGACTGCATCAGCACGATAATGAAGAAGAAATTTTCTACATCATCAACGGTAAGGGAATGGTAAATGATAATGGAACCTTAAGTGAAGTTGGAGTGGGGGATTCCATTATAACGGGAAATGGGGCTTCACATGCTGTTGAAAATATTGGAGACAGTACTTTGGAAATGATGGCTGTAATTTTACTTTACTAA
- a CDS encoding class I SAM-dependent methyltransferase, whose product MDTVDSMDKIKNHFEEEAAQYDGIIKNLIPYYYQMVEAIVNTLPFSRSEDFEVIDLGCGTGTISRAVKDAYPKAKITCVDISGKMLQIAAGKLNDVQDAIYINSDFYEFNFGRKYDVVVSSLALHHLVTNEDKLDFYRKIYSSLNTGGIFINADVVLASTEILQECFMEQWKNFMCINVPMDEVESKWIQTYYDEDRPVSMMEHFDMLKDAGFETMDVVWKYYNFAVYMAVK is encoded by the coding sequence ATGGATACAGTGGATTCAATGGACAAAATTAAGAATCATTTTGAGGAGGAAGCTGCGCAGTATGACGGTATTATAAAAAACCTTATACCTTATTATTATCAGATGGTTGAGGCAATTGTAAATACTTTGCCTTTTAGCCGTTCAGAAGATTTTGAGGTTATTGATTTGGGTTGTGGTACTGGTACTATATCACGTGCAGTAAAAGATGCTTATCCCAAGGCTAAAATAACATGCGTTGATATTTCAGGAAAAATGCTGCAAATAGCTGCTGGAAAGCTGAATGATGTACAGGATGCAATTTATATCAACAGTGACTTCTATGAATTTAACTTTGGTAGAAAATATGATGTTGTAGTGTCTTCGCTTGCACTCCATCATCTTGTGACAAATGAGGATAAACTTGATTTTTATAGAAAAATATATTCATCCCTTAACACTGGCGGCATATTTATAAATGCAGATGTGGTACTTGCATCCACAGAAATACTTCAGGAATGCTTTATGGAGCAGTGGAAAAATTTCATGTGCATAAATGTGCCTATGGATGAAGTTGAAAGCAAATGGATTCAGACATATTATGATGAAGATCGGCCGGTATCAATGATGGAGCATTTTGATATGCTTAAGGATGCCGGTTTTGAAACAATGGATGTAGTTTGGAAATATTACAATTTTGCTGTATATATGGCAGTAAAGTGA
- a CDS encoding ankyrin repeat domain-containing protein, which yields MSKGADPNLPDNKGMTPLGIAEEYYYQPMIKLLKEWEI from the coding sequence TTGTCAAAGGGTGCTGACCCAAATCTTCCTGATAACAAAGGAATGACACCATTAGGAATTGCCGAGGAATATTATTACCAACCTATGATTAAACTTTTAAAAGAATGGGAAATCTAA
- a CDS encoding WG repeat-containing protein → MSNAFGELGNGRYKGNIIYPIEKNNKIGFIDKDGKIVIEPEYGDMLFVNEGMIAFLDPLTDRWGYMDSNFNVIFKPQIKIITPEKFSEGLAGYCDEFKQKWGYIDKYGNVVISPRFAEAFEFRDNYATVVVNELQESCWGRPISGDRWGAIDINGNFVIEPKYDFLKNNWKGLFTASKDDLWGCIDKDNNTVIPFIYEKLSLNEFGEGLSLAKYKDKWGVIDIKNNVVIDFKIDDFLDPLEGCYGIGWGETSSGNVKAYKFDNKWVLFNTNGIPIKTLEGYFVVKEYINGYAMAVTEKEECHIIDEAGNIIFSRKRNYAKTPGPFSEGLAAVNASDINDPFEEKYCYIDCNGKVVINPGFDSADPFYENYAVVGMYTYGYETQYGIIDRRGEYLIKPFYDYITRFYNGIACVKLNNKHGYVNTSGKLIYEPEGFLSDRNFKIYLVKGC, encoded by the coding sequence ATGAGTAATGCTTTCGGAGAACTAGGAAATGGCCGATATAAAGGAAATATTATATACCCTATTGAAAAAAATAATAAAATCGGGTTTATTGATAAAGATGGGAAAATAGTAATAGAACCAGAATATGGGGATATGCTATTTGTTAATGAAGGCATGATTGCATTTTTAGATCCTCTTACTGATAGATGGGGCTATATGGATAGCAACTTTAATGTCATTTTTAAACCCCAAATTAAAATTATAACACCCGAAAAATTCAGTGAAGGGTTGGCTGGATATTGTGATGAGTTTAAGCAAAAATGGGGGTATATAGATAAATATGGAAACGTTGTAATAAGCCCAAGGTTTGCTGAAGCATTTGAATTTAGAGATAATTATGCAACAGTTGTTGTTAATGAACTGCAAGAAAGCTGTTGGGGGCGTCCTATAAGTGGTGACAGGTGGGGAGCTATTGATATAAATGGTAATTTTGTTATAGAACCTAAATATGATTTCCTCAAAAATAATTGGAAGGGATTATTTACTGCAAGTAAGGATGACCTTTGGGGGTGTATTGATAAAGACAATAATACTGTTATACCCTTCATTTATGAAAAGCTTAGTCTAAATGAATTTGGTGAGGGCTTATCCCTTGCTAAATATAAAGATAAATGGGGAGTAATCGATATAAAAAATAATGTTGTTATCGATTTCAAAATAGATGATTTTCTCGACCCGTTAGAAGGGTGTTATGGTATTGGTTGGGGTGAAACATCATCCGGTAACGTTAAAGCTTATAAATTCGACAATAAATGGGTACTGTTTAATACAAACGGAATTCCAATAAAAACTTTAGAGGGTTATTTTGTTGTTAAGGAATATATTAACGGTTATGCAATGGCAGTTACTGAAAAAGAGGAGTGTCATATTATTGATGAAGCAGGAAATATAATCTTCTCACGTAAACGAAACTACGCAAAGACTCCCGGACCTTTTAGCGAAGGATTGGCTGCAGTGAATGCAAGTGATATTAATGATCCTTTTGAAGAAAAATACTGTTATATTGATTGTAATGGGAAAGTTGTTATTAATCCTGGTTTTGATTCTGCAGATCCATTTTATGAAAATTATGCTGTAGTAGGAATGTATACATATGGATATGAAACTCAATATGGGATTATAGATAGAAGGGGAGAATATTTAATAAAGCCGTTTTATGATTATATAACAAGATTTTATAATGGAATTGCGTGTGTTAAATTAAATAATAAACATGGATATGTTAATACTTCTGGAAAGCTGATTTACGAACCGGAAGGTTTTCTTTCTGATAGAAACTTTAAAATTTATCTTGTCAAAGGGTGCTGA
- a CDS encoding sensor histidine kinase, whose product MIGFKRLIKQKKSLLAKILTAISLFILLNLILYLVPSKSINYYYNNLLKNSVDQEQIMADNFLKYPENIINILVREKSLPEYKGKNSKLKEEIISLFESIIISDSRISNIYYVSNSSDFVAYKNKKEVGAEIIQTSWFQNAVKEGTQTIWVSHKSEFTGEDVLSCLQLVLDKSGSAKGVVGLDIVGYKLNGLVNNVKFGENGCLIILDGNKILVQPDSNYIGEVFDDRIAKEYKYKSLDYNKFNWKIVALVPVYEVNKKIRAPLLWGNVFYLVSFIAIVAIYIKIKSIEIRELNQTLEKKVLERTDEVNKLYRELIVVNEDINIKNQELMDANEKLKEHAEIVEELAMSKERNRLARDVHDTIGHTLTLLITLLQVSILSLSKDDKQETKDTLETAIKAAREGLNEVRRSISGFKPGKLDENNLFLELERLADNFKSAGISVELSVSKLVETLNKDYSETVFRICQEAITNSLRHGKATEVTIIVKFRDGYINLFIIDNGIGCKTTNHKVGFGLEGMKQRVKKLNGSIEFGSNDEGGFNIHAELPIVS is encoded by the coding sequence GTGATAGGATTTAAAAGACTAATAAAGCAAAAAAAATCTCTTTTAGCAAAGATTTTAACGGCTATCTCTTTATTTATATTATTAAATTTAATTTTATACCTGGTACCAAGTAAATCAATAAATTACTACTATAACAATCTATTGAAGAATAGCGTTGATCAAGAGCAAATTATGGCAGACAATTTTTTAAAATATCCTGAAAATATAATAAATATTCTGGTCAGAGAAAAATCATTACCGGAATATAAGGGTAAAAATAGTAAATTAAAAGAGGAGATTATTTCGTTATTTGAATCAATTATTATATCTGATTCTCGAATAAGTAATATTTACTATGTTTCCAATAGTAGTGATTTTGTTGCATATAAAAACAAAAAAGAAGTTGGGGCTGAAATTATTCAAACAAGTTGGTTTCAGAATGCCGTGAAAGAGGGAACTCAAACAATTTGGGTATCACACAAGAGTGAATTTACAGGTGAAGATGTACTCAGTTGCTTACAATTAGTACTGGACAAGAGTGGAAGTGCAAAAGGTGTTGTTGGCTTGGATATAGTAGGATATAAGCTAAACGGTTTGGTGAATAATGTTAAGTTCGGTGAAAATGGGTGTCTTATAATATTAGATGGCAATAAAATACTTGTACAGCCTGATAGTAACTATATTGGAGAGGTATTTGATGATAGAATTGCAAAAGAATATAAATATAAATCTCTAGACTATAATAAATTTAATTGGAAAATTGTTGCCCTCGTTCCTGTATATGAAGTAAATAAAAAAATTAGAGCACCATTATTATGGGGCAATGTTTTTTATTTAGTTAGTTTCATTGCAATAGTTGCAATATATATAAAAATTAAGTCGATTGAAATAAGAGAATTGAATCAAACTCTTGAGAAAAAGGTTCTGGAAAGAACTGATGAAGTAAATAAGCTATATCGTGAACTTATTGTTGTCAACGAAGATATTAATATAAAAAATCAAGAGCTAATGGATGCAAATGAAAAGTTAAAAGAACATGCAGAAATTGTAGAGGAACTTGCGATGTCAAAAGAGCGGAATAGGCTTGCAAGGGATGTTCACGACACTATTGGTCATACACTGACACTATTAATAACACTTTTGCAAGTAAGTATTTTGTCACTATCTAAGGATGACAAGCAAGAGACTAAAGATACCTTGGAGACAGCAATTAAGGCTGCCAGAGAAGGCTTAAATGAGGTTAGAAGGTCAATATCTGGTTTTAAGCCTGGAAAGTTAGATGAAAATAATTTGTTTTTAGAGTTGGAAAGATTAGCTGATAATTTTAAGTCGGCAGGAATAAGTGTTGAACTTTCAGTTAGTAAGCTAGTGGAAACTTTAAATAAAGATTACTCTGAAACAGTTTTTAGAATATGCCAGGAGGCTATTACAAACTCTTTAAGACATGGGAAGGCAACCGAAGTCACTATTATAGTCAAATTTAGAGATGGATACATAAATCTATTTATAATTGACAATGGGATTGGGTGTAAGACTACCAATCATAAAGTGGGATTTGGACTCGAAGGAATGAAACAAAGAGTTAAGAAATTGAATGGAAGTATAGAATTTGGATCAAATGATGAGGGTGGATTTAATATTCATGCTGAATTACCTATAGTAAGCTGA
- a CDS encoding peptide ABC transporter substrate-binding protein, protein MKKLKKFTKVLVLFLIVFSIVGCTMFNNNLEQNITVAFEAGVHTLDPAILQRMNEQYIACNLWEGLVRKNLNGLIEPSMAKSWDVSEDGLTYIFHLRKNIHWSDGQAVTAGQFEYAWKRALNPEAKSDVVFMMYFLKNGEAYNKGKARAEDVGVKALDNNTLEVRLEKPAPFFLEILNYHTYYPVRQDIVEKDSDSWYLKEKTLVTNGPFCVQSLDYNKNIMLVKNKYYWDEKNVKLASISFKIERQPDSIWKQYLEGSVEYGDTFPNDMDKQKEVESNKNNVIVQNALATTYICFNSRRAPLNNINVRKAFEMVLDKEKIVQARKRSENVASGFIPPGMPDVKPGTDFREIGGKYMNEKFNKDNVKIAKELLEQAGYSDPKKFPTVVILATDPWKQTVNIIASQLKETLGINVDVRTHASEIFYQQYSEGDFDIVFSNWVADFVDPINFMGFIAGDKNLKGIFTEKFYTLVDKANSMADNEQRISTLHEAENDLLNSYTLIPLFYLKDMYYTKPYIRNYLRTPTSELYFRNAYIEKHTN, encoded by the coding sequence ATGAAAAAACTTAAAAAATTCACTAAAGTATTAGTTTTATTTTTGATTGTATTTTCAATTGTTGGGTGTACAATGTTCAACAATAACCTAGAGCAAAATATTACAGTGGCTTTTGAAGCTGGAGTTCATACGCTTGACCCTGCAATACTTCAACGTATGAACGAACAGTATATTGCATGTAATCTATGGGAAGGTCTTGTAAGAAAGAATCTAAATGGTTTGATAGAACCCAGTATGGCAAAGAGTTGGGATGTTTCGGAGGATGGTTTAACTTATATATTTCACCTCCGAAAAAATATACATTGGAGTGATGGACAAGCAGTAACTGCAGGTCAATTTGAGTATGCTTGGAAAAGGGCATTAAACCCGGAAGCGAAATCAGATGTTGTTTTTATGATGTATTTTCTTAAAAACGGAGAAGCATATAACAAAGGAAAGGCAAGAGCAGAAGATGTTGGAGTGAAAGCATTGGATAATAATACTTTGGAAGTAAGGCTTGAAAAACCTGCACCGTTTTTTTTGGAGATACTTAACTATCATACATATTATCCCGTAAGGCAGGATATAGTTGAAAAAGATTCGGATTCGTGGTACTTGAAGGAAAAAACATTAGTGACTAATGGTCCTTTTTGCGTTCAATCTTTGGATTACAATAAAAACATTATGTTGGTAAAGAATAAATATTACTGGGATGAAAAAAATGTTAAACTTGCTTCAATAAGCTTCAAAATCGAAAGACAACCAGATTCTATATGGAAGCAATATCTAGAGGGAAGTGTTGAATATGGAGATACTTTCCCGAACGATATGGATAAACAAAAAGAGGTAGAATCAAATAAAAACAATGTTATTGTTCAGAATGCTCTTGCTACTACATATATATGCTTTAATTCAAGACGGGCTCCTTTAAATAACATAAATGTCAGAAAAGCTTTTGAAATGGTTCTTGACAAAGAAAAGATTGTTCAAGCACGTAAAAGGTCAGAAAATGTAGCCTCTGGTTTTATTCCTCCTGGGATGCCTGATGTTAAACCTGGTACTGATTTCAGGGAAATTGGCGGCAAATATATGAATGAAAAATTTAATAAGGATAACGTAAAAATAGCTAAAGAACTTCTCGAACAAGCTGGCTATTCTGATCCGAAAAAGTTTCCAACAGTTGTGATACTAGCAACGGATCCTTGGAAGCAAACTGTTAATATTATTGCTTCGCAACTAAAAGAAACTCTTGGAATCAATGTAGATGTGCGTACACATGCTTCTGAGATATTTTATCAACAATATTCTGAAGGTGATTTTGATATTGTATTCAGCAATTGGGTAGCAGATTTTGTTGATCCAATCAATTTTATGGGATTTATAGCAGGTGACAAAAACCTTAAAGGTATATTTACTGAAAAGTTCTATACATTAGTCGATAAAGCAAATTCTATGGCTGATAATGAGCAACGTATAAGTACATTACATGAAGCAGAAAATGATTTGTTAAACTCTTATACATTAATACCATTGTTTTATCTTAAAGATATGTATTATACAAAACCTTATATAAGAAATTATTTAAGGACTCCAACATCAGAATTATATTTTAGAAATGCCTATATTGAAAAACACACTAACTAA
- a CDS encoding dockerin type I domain-containing protein, with protein MKKIFSFVIFSVIIFTSLFSTNVFASSTFERVEDNLVILVQFTEDPNIFATTYKDTGYSGYVKESDSYYSDLFFNLANNNVYSVRNYLRQQSGGKLDLPPALETSGTANDGVIRVTLDIPHPNVYKTSGDDAGSLTDTARRSITKEAMNKAAPYINFPYYDKNSDEKLTIDELKINLVLASGDEYKTPGTRAFFSPDALLVPASNLPVMIDGVNMKDMGMIFVNSSKYYGESTLGIYCHELSHSLGAKDLYRIPNNNIKNESIMVDSYSFPPPSLDPFNKMIMGFVSPTIVSSSGTYTVNSSLPDNPGIYDVLLVPMISGETTQEYLLIENRQFNGFDTILRKNNLKGGVAIWHVSKPLSEKFDYPNIGNLRLEKGIYGSLYNNEYDDTLDITSSFSTSKNFYNEASGVSVKVISTSSSSMNVEIKMREELKNLKVTLNGIYTTFSWDAMSGATEYEISRDTEPYVNVGSSTRQCYTATCGNHVYRVRAKDASGEIIGISKFLQFNIQYFNNFDNSTLNFIRLYLNGSSTPNISTILDYDVNGDSQITNEDYILIEKYINNQITRFPVGVSKLIVYGDTNEDGMVTAADSLRVMFNYFENIAQKVCADLDNNGVIDSRDLTILENYINNGPDLFSHTKGMFPVCLPYYSDK; from the coding sequence ATGAAGAAAATTTTTTCATTTGTTATTTTTTCTGTCATTATTTTTACCAGCTTGTTTAGTACAAATGTTTTTGCCAGCAGCACCTTTGAAAGAGTTGAAGACAATCTTGTTATTTTAGTACAATTTACAGAAGATCCAAATATTTTCGCAACAACATATAAAGATACAGGATATAGTGGATATGTAAAAGAGAGTGATTCATATTATTCTGACCTTTTTTTCAATTTAGCTAATAATAACGTATACTCAGTTAGAAACTACCTCAGACAACAATCCGGAGGAAAATTAGATTTACCTCCAGCCCTTGAAACCTCTGGGACTGCAAATGACGGTGTAATAAGAGTTACACTTGATATTCCCCATCCAAACGTTTATAAAACCTCAGGAGATGATGCGGGATCTCTTACAGATACCGCCAGAAGAAGCATTACCAAAGAAGCAATGAATAAAGCAGCTCCGTATATAAATTTTCCATATTATGATAAAAATTCTGATGAAAAACTCACTATAGATGAACTAAAAATAAATTTAGTTCTTGCAAGTGGTGATGAATATAAAACTCCTGGTACAAGAGCTTTTTTTAGTCCTGATGCTCTACTTGTACCAGCTTCTAATCTCCCAGTTATGATAGATGGTGTGAATATGAAGGATATGGGAATGATATTTGTAAATTCCAGTAAATATTATGGAGAAAGTACGCTTGGTATTTACTGTCATGAACTGTCACACAGTCTTGGGGCTAAAGATTTATATCGCATTCCAAACAACAATATAAAAAATGAATCCATTATGGTCGATTCTTATTCTTTTCCACCGCCTAGCTTAGACCCATTTAATAAAATGATAATGGGATTTGTATCACCTACAATTGTATCTTCGTCTGGTACTTATACGGTTAATTCGAGTTTACCGGATAATCCCGGAATATATGATGTTCTTTTAGTTCCCATGATTTCAGGAGAAACTACTCAAGAATATCTGTTAATTGAAAACCGACAATTTAATGGTTTCGATACAATACTACGTAAAAACAATTTGAAGGGTGGAGTTGCTATATGGCATGTTAGTAAACCTCTCAGTGAAAAATTCGATTATCCTAATATTGGAAACTTAAGACTTGAAAAAGGGATTTACGGCAGCTTATATAATAATGAATATGATGATACTTTAGACATTACATCTTCTTTCTCAACTAGTAAGAATTTTTATAATGAAGCAAGCGGAGTATCTGTAAAAGTTATAAGTACAAGCAGTTCTTCAATGAATGTTGAGATTAAAATGAGAGAAGAGTTAAAGAACTTAAAAGTGACACTAAATGGGATATATACAACTTTTAGCTGGGATGCTATGAGTGGTGCTACAGAATATGAAATAAGCAGGGATACGGAACCATATGTCAATGTCGGTTCAAGTACCCGACAATGTTATACAGCAACTTGCGGTAATCATGTTTACCGTGTTAGGGCAAAAGACGCATCGGGAGAAATAATTGGAATATCCAAATTTCTTCAGTTTAATATCCAATACTTTAACAACTTTGACAATAGTACTTTGAATTTCATAAGACTTTATTTGAATGGTTCTTCAACACCAAACATTAGTACTATATTAGATTATGATGTGAATGGGGACAGTCAGATAACAAATGAAGATTACATACTTATTGAAAAGTATATAAACAACCAAATAACCAGATTCCCGGTAGGTGTTTCCAAACTTATTGTTTACGGAGATACTAATGAGGACGGAATGGTAACTGCTGCTGATTCATTAAGAGTAATGTTCAATTATTTTGAAAACATCGCTCAGAAAGTATGTGCAGATTTGGATAATAATGGTGTTATCGATTCAAGAGATTTAACAATATTAGAAAACTACATCAATAATGGACCGGACTTATTTAGCCACACAAAAGGTATGTTTCCAGTTTGTCTCCCTTACTATTCAGATAAATAG
- a CDS encoding response regulator transcription factor — protein MIFIINVVIADDIALFRNAMKTIIEQDNGISVTACVSNGKEAVEACQKHDPDVILMDIKMPIMNGIEATKIIKKKNSLVKVLILTTFHENENICDAFEFGADGYVLKDIEQTELVSAIKNVSKGLNVFQSNIFENVRKQYNSKKYLEDTGEKEQNSFGLTQKELQLIRLITEGKKNKEIAEQIFVTEGSIKNMSSKILKKLNLADRTQLAIFAVKSNLV, from the coding sequence GTGATTTTTATAATTAATGTAGTTATAGCTGATGATATTGCTCTTTTTAGAAATGCAATGAAGACTATTATAGAACAGGATAATGGAATATCCGTTACAGCATGTGTAAGTAACGGAAAAGAAGCAGTTGAAGCATGCCAAAAGCATGATCCCGATGTAATCCTAATGGATATTAAAATGCCAATAATGAATGGTATTGAGGCAACAAAAATTATTAAGAAAAAGAATAGCCTTGTAAAAGTATTGATATTAACTACTTTTCATGAAAATGAAAACATCTGCGATGCTTTTGAATTCGGAGCAGATGGCTATGTACTAAAGGATATAGAACAAACAGAACTAGTCTCTGCTATAAAAAACGTTTCAAAAGGTTTAAATGTTTTTCAAAGTAATATTTTTGAAAATGTCAGAAAACAGTATAATTCAAAAAAATACCTGGAAGATACAGGGGAAAAAGAACAAAACAGCTTTGGACTTACACAAAAAGAACTCCAACTTATAAGATTAATAACTGAAGGTAAAAAGAATAAAGAAATTGCGGAACAAATATTTGTTACAGAAGGTAGTATCAAAAACATGTCTTCTAAAATATTAAAAAAGCTTAATCTTGCTGATCGGACTCAGCTAGCAATTTTTGCAGTAAAAAGTAATTTGGTTTAA
- a CDS encoding class I SAM-dependent methyltransferase, with protein sequence MSIKYESVVPWGRSFDEYVEMFKLTELDLEKDILGCGDGPASFNSIMKQKGRRVVSVDPIYQFSRQEIENRIEETYEEVINQTNQNKDNFIWTKIRDVEHLGEIRMSAMREFLVDYDVGKSENRYVFAELPFLPFHDNEFDLTLSSHFLFLYSDNLSFEFHRKAVNEMLRVSKEIKIFPLLDLNAARSIYVNEIIKLYSDYGYYVQELGVDYEFQKGGNTMLRISKYR encoded by the coding sequence ATGTCAATAAAATATGAGTCGGTTGTTCCATGGGGAAGATCATTCGATGAATATGTAGAAATGTTTAAGTTAACAGAATTAGATCTTGAAAAAGATATATTAGGTTGCGGAGATGGCCCGGCAAGCTTTAATAGTATAATGAAACAGAAGGGGAGAAGGGTGGTTTCCGTCGACCCTATATATCAATTTAGCAGACAGGAAATCGAAAATCGTATTGAAGAAACTTATGAAGAGGTCATCAACCAAACAAATCAAAACAAGGATAATTTCATTTGGACTAAAATTAGGGATGTAGAACACTTAGGTGAAATAAGAATGTCTGCTATGAGAGAATTCTTAGTTGATTATGATGTTGGTAAAAGTGAAAATAGGTATGTGTTTGCCGAGTTACCATTCCTTCCATTTCATGATAACGAATTTGATCTAACCCTTTCATCGCACTTTTTGTTTTTATATTCTGATAATTTATCTTTTGAGTTTCATAGAAAAGCCGTAAATGAGATGTTGCGTGTATCAAAAGAAATTAAAATTTTTCCGCTGCTGGATCTAAATGCAGCAAGATCAATATATGTAAATGAAATCATTAAATTATATTCAGATTATGGCTATTATGTCCAGGAATTAGGCGTTGATTACGAATTTCAAAAGGGTGGCAACACTATGTTAAGGATTTCAAAATATCGTTGA
- a CDS encoding carbohydrate-binding protein, translating into MDIYRAFETKSSIPEINTGCKSSGCNECGCESFNVEFADEVIYDNYSKGVSLTTLGDKVILTYNGLLAKSGANQVFATIGFGDNTNWQNVSTSPMNNKNQHMFELSIPAKDSGQINVAFKDSANNWDNNSGKNYSFYIQ; encoded by the coding sequence ATGGATATATATAGAGCTTTTGAAACAAAAAGCAGTATACCTGAAATTAACACGGGTTGTAAGTCATCCGGATGTAATGAATGTGGCTGTGAAAGCTTTAACGTAGAGTTTGCAGATGAAGTAATATACGACAATTATTCTAAAGGTGTTTCGCTTACAACTTTAGGTGATAAAGTAATACTAACCTACAACGGGCTGCTTGCAAAAAGTGGTGCAAATCAAGTATTTGCAACAATTGGGTTTGGCGATAATACAAATTGGCAAAACGTTTCAACTTCTCCTATGAATAATAAAAACCAGCATATGTTTGAATTATCTATCCCTGCAAAAGATAGCGGGCAAATAAATGTTGCTTTTAAGGATAGTGCAAACAATTGGGACAATAATTCAGGTAAAAATTATAGCTTCTATATCCAATAA
- a CDS encoding zinc dependent phospholipase C family protein, translated as MPSPMIHLLVAYEINPKAPDLFWVGNFAPDYINDRQKKDEIHFRNAENRLEALRQLREKIDNNNPFEAGWLLHLFVDTCWDEIMIPAFQNKYKNSSAFEDWFIKYRGETALASYYIYHHMDWAPQIWTQILNADLSTIKSELPITQYDVELYRDRVYRRHSESDKNSVSQEYTEEQVLDFSRETACKYIKWKNLPDN; from the coding sequence ATGCCATCACCAATGATTCATCTACTTGTAGCATATGAAATAAACCCTAAAGCACCAGATTTATTCTGGGTTGGGAATTTTGCTCCTGATTATATAAATGATAGACAAAAAAAAGATGAAATTCATTTTAGAAATGCTGAAAACCGTTTGGAAGCGCTTAGACAACTAAGAGAAAAGATTGATAATAACAATCCATTTGAAGCCGGATGGTTGTTACATTTATTTGTCGATACTTGTTGGGATGAAATAATGATACCAGCATTCCAAAATAAATACAAGAATAGCAGTGCTTTTGAGGATTGGTTTATTAAATATAGAGGAGAAACAGCTTTAGCAAGTTATTACATTTATCATCATATGGATTGGGCACCGCAAATATGGACTCAAATTTTAAATGCGGATTTGTCAACTATTAAATCGGAGTTGCCAATAACACAATATGATGTCGAATTGTATAGAGATAGGGTTTACAGGAGACATTCAGAAAGTGATAAAAATTCAGTATCACAAGAGTATACTGAAGAACAAGTATTGGATTTTTCCCGAGAAACCGCCTGCAAATACATTAAGTGGAAAAACCTCCCTGATAATTAA
- a CDS encoding four-helix bundle copper-binding protein, whose protein sequence is MQLATNMPAMSLMPNGNPHQSCIDACLKCAQICEECFNMCMQEADVKARTNCMKTLQDCAEICSTAAHYVSRQSGSLNEICNLCADICTKCASECEMFKDQHCKTCAETCKQCADECRKMVNMSKVQ, encoded by the coding sequence ATGCAATTGGCAACAAATATGCCAGCGATGTCACTCATGCCGAACGGAAACCCACACCAATCCTGCATAGATGCATGCTTGAAATGTGCTCAAATTTGTGAAGAATGCTTTAATATGTGTATGCAGGAGGCAGATGTTAAGGCCAGAACTAACTGTATGAAAACACTTCAGGATTGTGCCGAAATATGCTCAACAGCTGCTCATTATGTTTCAAGACAAAGCGGAAGCTTAAACGAAATTTGTAATCTCTGTGCGGATATCTGCACAAAGTGTGCTTCAGAATGTGAAATGTTTAAAGATCAACATTGCAAAACTTGTGCAGAAACATGCAAGCAATGTGCTGATGAATGTAGAAAAATGGTTAATATGAGTAAAGTTCAGTAA